Genomic window (Equus quagga isolate Etosha38 unplaced genomic scaffold, UCLA_HA_Equagga_1.0 HiC_scaffold_276_RagTag, whole genome shotgun sequence):
TCTTTTGCTTTCCTGCCGCATCTCCAGTTGgagcttctcctctctctcctgctgttGGAGCACCCCTTCCGGCAGAAGACCGGGCCGGTTGGTACCCAGGCTGAGGGTCAAGCCACTGAGGCCCTGTACTAGCGTTTCCCAGGAGGAAGGATGTGGGGCCCCCTTCCTCTCCGCAGGCATCCCAGAAACACTCGGCCTACGGCTCTGGCAGTATCGACATTCACACCGGAATCTATTCTGAACTCTACCATCTGAGGAAGAGACTCTGGCTTCCCTTTCAACCTGATAAGGTGCCACGTGATCGAGGTGTCTCCGTCTCATGTGCCCGAGGAATGTTTTCTTCCCCTGAGGGGATGCTGACCTTTTCCACCGCCTCTCTTGCAGGATTTCCTCATCTCTGTACCGCTCCTGGAGCAGCCCCTCTGGTAGAGGGGCAGAGTAGTTGGTGCTAGGATGGGGGTTCAGGTCACTGATGCCCATCATTAGCAATCCTGAGAAGGAAGGATGAGAGGCTGCTGTGACTTCCCTGGATGTCTCTTCAGAGGTCATCAGGGAAGATTCAGAAATCAACGTTGAGTTACGCTTCTGGAGGGGATCCATGGAGGTCTAGTCTGTGCTCGAAGCTCCAGCCGGCCCTGGGGTCTGGAGAGGAAGGTGAAGACGAAGGTTCTCGAAGAACTAGAAGGTAGCAGGGAACGTGGGGAGCCAGAAGAATCCAGACTGCAACACACAgtgacaagagaagaaagaaaatccattCCATTATTATTCATCTTACCCAACCTTTCTGTccctctgttgcccatctgtaaaatggggataataatgagACCTATTTCCTAGCATTGTCCTgcaggttaaatgagataattacaTCTCAAGAGCTCAGAATACTTCTGGCATATGATTATAGGGgtttattatatatcatataatatatattattattacaagGGTTTCAGAAATGAGATCAATTATTGCACCCATATGACACAATGCAAAACGATGCGCTGGCAGTCAATCACGTTAATGCCCTGCTGACTTTTTACAAATTA
Coding sequences:
- the LOC124232142 gene encoding protein FAM156A/FAM156B-like, coding for MDPLQKRNSTLISESSLMTSEETSREVTAASHPSFSGLLMMGISDLNPHPSTNYSAPLPEGLLQERYRDEEILQERRWKRSASPQGKKTFLGHMRRRHLDHVAPYQVEREARVSSSDGRVQNRFRCECRYCQSRRPSVSGMPAERKGAPHPSSWETLVQGLSGLTLSLGTNRPGLLPEGVLQQQEREEKLQLEMRQESKRMFQRLLKQWLKEN